A region from the Corynebacterium halotolerans YIM 70093 = DSM 44683 genome encodes:
- a CDS encoding acetyl-CoA carboxylase biotin carboxylase subunit gives MAVETRKITKVLVANRGEIAVRVIRAAKDAGIASVAVYAEPDADAPFVGLADEAFALGGQTSAESYLVIEKIIDAAAKSGADAIHPGYGFLSENADFAQAVIDADLIWIGPSPKSIADLGDKVTARHIAERAEAPMAPGTKDPVADADEVVEFAKEHGLPIAIKAAFGGGGRGMKVAHTMDEVAELYESATREAVSAFGRGECFVERYLDKARHVEAQVLADQHGNVIVAGTRDCSLQRRFQKLVEEAPAPFLTDEQRERIHSSAKAICREAGYYGAGTVEFLVGADGLISFLEVNTRLQVEHPVTEATTGLDLVREQFRIAEGEKLRFTEDPTPRGHAFEFRINGEDAGNNFMPAPGTVTAYSEPSGPGVRVDSGVRAGSVIGGQFDSMLGKLIIYGENRDEALARSRRALDEFVVEGMPTVIPFHRTVIDEPAFIGDGEGFDVYTKWIEEAWDNRLEPWVDPADAPEDESTPANKFVVEVNGRRVEIALPADLALGGSAPKKKAKKRRSSGGANAASGDSVTAPMQGTVIKVNVTEGAEVTEGEVVVVLEAMKMENPVKAHKSGTVTGLAIEAGSGVTKGSVLLEIK, from the coding sequence GTGGCAGTTGAGACCAGAAAGATCACGAAGGTCCTGGTGGCCAACCGTGGCGAGATCGCCGTCCGCGTGATCCGTGCCGCCAAGGACGCCGGCATCGCCAGCGTCGCCGTCTACGCCGAGCCCGACGCCGACGCCCCGTTCGTCGGGCTCGCGGACGAAGCCTTCGCCCTGGGTGGCCAGACCTCGGCCGAGTCCTACCTCGTGATCGAGAAGATCATCGACGCCGCCGCCAAGTCCGGCGCCGACGCCATCCACCCCGGTTACGGCTTCCTCTCCGAGAACGCCGACTTCGCCCAGGCCGTCATCGACGCCGACCTGATCTGGATCGGCCCCTCCCCGAAGTCCATCGCCGACCTCGGCGACAAGGTCACCGCCCGCCACATCGCCGAGCGTGCCGAGGCCCCGATGGCCCCGGGCACCAAGGACCCGGTCGCCGACGCCGACGAGGTCGTCGAGTTCGCCAAGGAGCACGGCCTGCCGATCGCCATCAAGGCCGCCTTCGGCGGCGGTGGCCGTGGCATGAAGGTCGCCCACACCATGGACGAGGTCGCCGAGCTCTACGAGTCCGCCACCCGCGAGGCCGTCTCCGCCTTCGGCCGTGGCGAATGCTTCGTCGAGCGTTACCTGGACAAGGCCCGCCACGTCGAGGCCCAGGTGCTCGCCGACCAGCACGGCAACGTCATCGTCGCCGGCACCCGCGACTGCTCCCTGCAGCGCCGCTTCCAGAAGCTCGTCGAGGAGGCCCCCGCCCCCTTCCTGACCGACGAGCAGCGCGAGCGCATCCACTCCTCCGCGAAGGCGATCTGCCGCGAGGCCGGCTACTACGGCGCCGGCACCGTCGAGTTCCTGGTCGGCGCCGACGGCCTGATCTCCTTCCTCGAGGTCAACACCCGTCTGCAGGTCGAGCACCCGGTCACCGAGGCCACCACCGGTCTCGACCTGGTCCGCGAGCAGTTCCGCATCGCCGAGGGCGAGAAGCTGCGCTTCACCGAGGACCCGACCCCGCGCGGCCACGCCTTCGAGTTCCGTATCAACGGTGAGGACGCCGGCAACAACTTCATGCCCGCCCCGGGCACCGTCACCGCCTACTCCGAGCCGTCCGGCCCGGGCGTGCGCGTCGACTCCGGCGTGCGCGCCGGTTCCGTCATCGGCGGCCAGTTCGACTCCATGCTCGGCAAGCTGATCATCTACGGCGAGAACCGTGACGAGGCACTGGCCCGCTCCCGCCGCGCCCTGGACGAGTTCGTCGTCGAGGGCATGCCCACGGTCATCCCGTTCCACCGCACGGTCATCGACGAGCCGGCCTTCATCGGCGACGGCGAGGGCTTCGACGTCTACACCAAGTGGATCGAGGAGGCCTGGGACAACCGCCTCGAGCCCTGGGTCGACCCGGCCGACGCCCCCGAGGACGAGTCCACCCCGGCGAACAAGTTCGTCGTCGAGGTCAACGGCCGCCGCGTGGAGATCGCCCTGCCGGCCGATCTGGCGCTGGGCGGTTCAGCCCCGAAGAAGAAGGCCAAGAAGCGCCGCTCCAGCGGTGGCGCGAACGCCGCCTCCGGCGACTCCGTGACCGCCCCGATGCAGGGCACCGTCATCAAGGTCAACGTCACCGAGGGCGCCGAGGTCACCGAGGGTGAGGTCGTCGTCGTGCTCGAGGCCATGAAGATGGAGAACCCCGTCAAGGCCCACAAGTCCGGCACCGTCACCGGCCTGGCCATCGAGGCCGGCTCCGGCGTGACCAAGGGCTCCGTGCTGCTGGAGATCAAGTAA
- a CDS encoding Maf family protein, with product MRLVLASASPSRRMILEAAGVEPVTHPADVDEEAIQASLAGAPPADVVAALAAAKAEVVAPSYPSDVVVGCDSMLLLDGQLQGKPHTVEATVERWRAQAGKTAELLTGHCIIHGEQRVVETRRTTVSFAEASENDIAAYARSGEPLECAGAFTLEALGGWFIDRIEGDPSSVIGLSLPLLRRALYGFGLDASSFWTR from the coding sequence ATGCGCCTGGTACTCGCCTCCGCCTCCCCCTCCCGCCGGATGATCCTCGAAGCCGCGGGAGTCGAGCCGGTGACCCACCCCGCGGACGTCGACGAGGAGGCCATCCAGGCCTCGCTCGCCGGCGCCCCGCCCGCCGACGTCGTCGCGGCGTTGGCCGCGGCCAAGGCCGAGGTGGTCGCGCCGTCATACCCTTCCGACGTGGTCGTGGGCTGCGACTCCATGCTGCTGCTCGACGGGCAGCTGCAGGGCAAGCCCCACACCGTCGAGGCGACCGTGGAACGCTGGCGCGCCCAGGCGGGCAAGACCGCCGAGCTGCTGACGGGCCACTGCATCATCCACGGCGAGCAGCGCGTGGTGGAGACCCGCCGGACCACCGTGAGCTTCGCCGAGGCCAGCGAGAACGACATCGCCGCCTACGCCCGCTCCGGTGAGCCGCTGGAGTGCGCCGGCGCCTTCACCCTGGAGGCCCTCGGCGGCTGGTTCATCGACCGCATCGAGGGCGACCCCTCCTCGGTCATCGGGCTGTCCCTGCCGCTGCTGCGCCGCGCCCTGTACGGGTTCGGGCTGGACGCCAGCAGCTTCTGGACGCGCTGA
- a CDS encoding acyltransferase family protein, whose protein sequence is MHAVKTDTGRALRTVPYRYDLDGLRGIAIAFVVLFHVFVGRVSGGVDVFLLLSGYFFLGSQLRYAPRPDASANPWWPVWRTIRRLTPALVVVLGASAIIGLLFAPQLRRTEIVEQFTASLLYFQNWELAAQDADYNVASGTVSPLQHLWSMSVQGQFYLVAIALAMVIIWLRRSGRDLSRWVGPLLIVVTVVSFAYAWWLHGANQPLNYYSTWTRMWQMTLGGLLALYGSRLTVAPWLKEVFTWIGLAMVLTTGLLFDGAAVFPGPAALYPIGGAVLVILGGGRLAGVLGNRFMRWLGDIAYPLYLWHWPLLIIALVVLGRETSGPVLGVVIVAVSLVLADLTHRVVEKPLRQHAKRPVRDERRARRAWHELSVSRAPRRRAVAGGTLAVVLVGLLAVQAVWQVRLSSIENVRLDPDRYPGAMALTGTPAPDVNPRPNPELLGPTTVSRIWTDGCMSRFGEDPTILPVDERGGDCIYGDPDSTFDVYLVGGSHSEQWITPLHALGEEHGFRIIPLVRQSCPTFVTDLDGIFGEDCRLFNQQVTERLAEADPDLVISTTTRPLIESGSSRETVPASYVTFWEFLAEQGIPFAGLRDNPWKTFPDGSPLSIPLCMLDIDDIHACGVAYDDFYQETDPAAAYLDPMRGMKAIDTSEWLCRDGHCPAVIGNIFVYRDSNHLSNQYAYSTAPLLWAEIGGFFPR, encoded by the coding sequence ATGCACGCGGTAAAGACGGACACGGGTAGGGCGCTGCGGACGGTTCCCTACCGCTACGATCTCGACGGACTGCGCGGCATCGCCATCGCGTTCGTCGTCCTCTTCCACGTCTTCGTCGGCCGGGTCTCCGGCGGCGTCGACGTCTTCCTGCTGCTGTCGGGCTACTTCTTCCTCGGCTCGCAGCTGCGCTACGCCCCCCGGCCGGACGCCTCCGCCAACCCGTGGTGGCCGGTCTGGCGCACGATCCGCCGGCTCACCCCGGCGCTGGTCGTGGTGCTGGGGGCCAGCGCGATCATCGGCCTGCTGTTCGCCCCGCAGCTGCGGCGGACGGAGATCGTCGAGCAGTTCACGGCCAGCCTGCTGTACTTCCAGAACTGGGAACTGGCGGCGCAGGACGCCGACTACAACGTCGCCTCCGGCACCGTGAGCCCCCTGCAGCACCTGTGGTCGATGTCGGTGCAGGGGCAGTTCTATCTGGTGGCGATCGCCCTGGCGATGGTGATCATCTGGCTGCGGCGCAGCGGCCGGGACCTCAGCCGCTGGGTGGGGCCGCTGCTGATCGTGGTCACCGTGGTCTCCTTCGCCTACGCCTGGTGGCTGCACGGCGCGAACCAGCCGCTGAACTACTACTCCACCTGGACGCGGATGTGGCAGATGACCCTCGGTGGTCTGCTCGCCCTCTACGGTTCGCGCCTGACGGTGGCGCCGTGGCTGAAGGAGGTCTTCACCTGGATCGGCCTGGCGATGGTGCTGACCACCGGTCTGCTCTTCGACGGCGCCGCGGTCTTCCCGGGCCCGGCCGCCCTGTACCCGATCGGCGGTGCGGTCCTGGTCATCCTCGGCGGGGGCCGGCTGGCCGGGGTGCTGGGCAACCGCTTCATGCGCTGGCTCGGCGACATCGCCTACCCGCTGTACCTGTGGCACTGGCCGCTGCTGATCATCGCGCTGGTGGTCCTCGGCCGGGAGACCTCCGGCCCGGTGCTGGGTGTCGTGATCGTGGCGGTCTCGCTGGTGCTGGCGGACCTGACCCACCGCGTCGTCGAGAAGCCGCTGCGTCAGCACGCCAAGCGGCCGGTGCGGGATGAACGCCGCGCCCGCCGGGCATGGCACGAACTGTCGGTCTCGCGCGCCCCGCGCCGGCGGGCCGTCGCCGGTGGGACGCTGGCCGTGGTGCTGGTCGGTCTGCTGGCCGTGCAGGCGGTGTGGCAGGTCCGGCTGTCGTCCATCGAGAACGTGCGCCTCGACCCCGACCGCTACCCCGGGGCGATGGCCCTGACGGGCACGCCGGCGCCGGACGTGAATCCCCGGCCGAACCCGGAGCTGCTGGGGCCGACGACGGTCTCGCGTATCTGGACCGACGGCTGCATGTCCCGCTTCGGCGAGGACCCGACGATCCTGCCCGTCGACGAGCGCGGCGGGGACTGCATCTACGGTGACCCCGACTCCACCTTCGACGTCTACCTCGTCGGCGGCTCCCACTCGGAGCAGTGGATCACCCCGCTGCACGCCCTCGGCGAGGAGCACGGATTCCGCATCATCCCCCTGGTGCGGCAGAGCTGCCCGACGTTCGTCACCGACCTCGACGGCATCTTCGGCGAGGACTGCCGGCTGTTCAATCAGCAGGTGACCGAGCGACTGGCGGAGGCCGACCCGGATCTGGTGATCTCCACGACGACGCGCCCGCTCATCGAGTCCGGCTCGAGCCGGGAGACGGTCCCGGCGTCCTACGTGACGTTCTGGGAGTTCCTCGCGGAGCAGGGAATCCCGTTCGCCGGGCTGCGCGACAACCCGTGGAAGACCTTCCCGGACGGCAGCCCACTCAGCATTCCGCTGTGCATGCTGGACATCGATGACATCCACGCATGCGGCGTGGCCTACGACGACTTCTACCAGGAGACCGACCCGGCGGCGGCCTACCTGGACCCGATGCGCGGCATGAAGGCGATCGACACCTCCGAGTGGCTCTGCCGCGACGGCCACTGCCCGGCGGTCATCGGCAACATCTTCGTCTACCGCGACAGCAACCACCTGTCGAACCAGTACGCCTACTCCACCGCCCCGCTGCTGTGGGCGGAGATCGGCGGGTTCTTCCCGCGGTAG
- a CDS encoding Cj0069 family protein has product MHKAIVVFEVEGGSDKYIDGHRRDTMPIVNAIKAAGWHAEVLYFRPEWTEDLFLHVSQNFDAYISRVNPGNVPGGEKGYFDLLTRLSAAGLVGMSTPAEMMSYGAKDALAKLSDTGLVPADTAAYYDVDSFHESFPTSLSHGERVLKQNRGSTGTGIWRVQLVDRELAARIEPGIPVPPETRIRCTEAVDNHSEIRELGEFMDFCDQYIIGDNGMLVDMRFLPRIVEGEVRILLVGPRPVFVVHKKPAEGADNFSATLFSGARYTYDRPGAWQDLIDLFADARPVLAGKLGGDDIPLIWTADFMLDDAPDGADAYVLGEINCSCVGFTSELDMGIQELVAREAIERVERAHGFTGDEPA; this is encoded by the coding sequence GTGCACAAGGCCATCGTCGTCTTCGAGGTCGAGGGCGGTTCCGACAAGTACATCGACGGTCACCGCAGGGACACCATGCCGATCGTCAACGCGATCAAAGCCGCCGGCTGGCACGCCGAGGTCCTCTACTTTCGTCCCGAGTGGACCGAGGATCTCTTCCTCCACGTCTCGCAGAACTTCGACGCCTACATCTCCCGCGTCAACCCGGGCAACGTCCCCGGTGGCGAGAAGGGCTACTTCGATCTGCTGACCCGGCTGTCCGCGGCCGGTCTGGTCGGGATGTCCACCCCGGCCGAGATGATGTCCTACGGCGCCAAGGACGCCCTGGCGAAGCTCTCGGACACCGGCCTGGTGCCCGCCGACACCGCCGCCTACTACGATGTCGACTCCTTCCACGAGTCCTTCCCGACGTCGCTGTCCCACGGCGAGCGTGTGCTCAAGCAGAACCGCGGCTCCACGGGCACGGGTATCTGGCGCGTGCAGCTGGTGGACAGGGAACTGGCCGCGCGGATCGAGCCGGGCATCCCCGTGCCGCCGGAGACGAGGATCCGCTGCACCGAGGCCGTGGACAACCACAGCGAGATCCGCGAGCTCGGGGAGTTCATGGACTTCTGCGACCAGTACATCATCGGCGACAACGGCATGCTGGTGGACATGCGCTTCCTCCCGCGCATCGTCGAGGGTGAGGTCCGCATCCTGCTCGTCGGTCCGCGCCCGGTCTTCGTCGTGCACAAAAAGCCCGCCGAGGGCGCCGACAACTTCTCCGCCACCCTGTTCTCCGGCGCGCGCTACACCTACGACCGCCCCGGGGCCTGGCAGGACCTGATCGACCTGTTCGCCGACGCCCGCCCCGTCCTCGCCGGGAAACTCGGCGGCGACGACATCCCGCTGATCTGGACCGCGGACTTCATGCTTGACGACGCCCCCGACGGGGCCGACGCCTACGTGCTCGGCGAGATCAACTGCTCCTGCGTCGGCTTCACCTCCGAGCTGGACATGGGCATCCAGGAGCTGGTGGCCCGGGAGGCCATCGAGCGGGTGGAGCGCGCCCACGGCTTCACCGGGGACGAGCCGGCCTGA
- a CDS encoding acyl-CoA carboxylase subunit beta, with protein sequence MTASSPDLTTTAGKLADLRGRLAETEAPVGTDAVEATHAAGDRTARERIVHLLDEGSFVETDALARHRSTEFGLDATRPVTDGVVTGFGTVGGRKVCVFSQDATVFEGGLGEVHGEKIIKIYDLATKTGVPIIGIHEGAGARVAEGVVTLAMYSKIFARATAASGLIPQVAVVVGENAGLHALAPAFADLVVMVDDRSSLHLAAPDVVTAVTGTPATAGSLGGAQVHATTSGTAHATAATDAEALTLTRELLAYLPVNNRAEAPRTDAEPMSGAVTENITDTDLELDSLIPDSAAGTYDIREVVTRVADDGEFLELQPGYAANIVTGFARVEGRSIGVVANQPTELAGCLDAVASEKAARFIRTCDAFNLPVVEFVDTPGFLPGEDQEHGGVVRRGAKLAYAYAEASVGKITVITRKAIGPAYVVMGSKDMGADLVYAWPTAEIAVTEAPAAVRAIHGEKAADPEKAAQLEAEYAESHINPYLAAERGLVDAVIPPSQTRGQLVEGLRLLDRKVVAAPAKKHGNIPL encoded by the coding sequence ATGACTGCCTCCTCCCCTGATCTCACCACCACCGCCGGCAAGCTCGCGGACCTGCGCGGACGCCTGGCGGAGACTGAGGCCCCGGTGGGAACCGACGCCGTCGAGGCGACCCACGCCGCCGGCGACCGGACCGCCCGGGAGCGGATCGTCCACCTGCTCGACGAGGGATCCTTCGTGGAGACCGACGCCCTGGCGCGCCACCGCTCCACCGAGTTCGGCCTGGACGCCACGCGTCCGGTAACCGACGGCGTCGTCACCGGCTTCGGCACCGTCGGTGGCCGCAAGGTCTGCGTCTTCTCCCAGGACGCCACCGTCTTCGAGGGCGGCCTCGGCGAGGTCCACGGCGAGAAGATCATCAAGATCTACGACCTGGCCACCAAGACCGGCGTGCCGATCATCGGCATCCATGAGGGTGCCGGCGCGCGTGTCGCCGAGGGCGTGGTCACGCTGGCGATGTACTCGAAGATCTTCGCCCGCGCGACGGCCGCCTCCGGTCTCATCCCGCAGGTCGCCGTGGTCGTCGGCGAGAACGCCGGTCTGCACGCCCTGGCCCCGGCCTTCGCCGACCTGGTCGTCATGGTCGACGACAGGTCCAGCCTGCACCTGGCCGCTCCGGACGTCGTCACCGCGGTGACGGGCACGCCGGCCACCGCCGGTTCCCTCGGCGGCGCGCAGGTCCACGCCACCACCTCCGGTACCGCGCACGCCACCGCCGCCACCGACGCCGAAGCGCTGACCCTGACCCGTGAGCTGCTGGCCTACCTGCCGGTGAACAACCGGGCCGAGGCCCCGCGCACCGACGCCGAGCCGATGAGCGGTGCCGTGACCGAGAACATCACCGACACCGATCTGGAGCTGGACTCGCTGATCCCGGACTCCGCGGCCGGGACCTACGACATCCGCGAGGTCGTCACCCGCGTCGCCGACGACGGCGAGTTCCTCGAGCTGCAGCCCGGTTACGCCGCGAACATCGTCACCGGCTTCGCCCGGGTCGAGGGCCGCTCGATCGGCGTCGTGGCCAACCAGCCCACCGAGCTGGCCGGCTGCCTGGACGCGGTGGCCTCCGAGAAGGCCGCCCGGTTCATCCGCACCTGCGACGCCTTCAACCTCCCCGTCGTCGAGTTCGTGGACACCCCCGGCTTCCTGCCGGGTGAGGACCAGGAGCACGGCGGCGTCGTGCGCCGCGGCGCCAAGCTCGCCTACGCGTACGCCGAGGCGAGCGTCGGCAAGATCACCGTGATCACCCGCAAGGCCATCGGCCCGGCGTACGTGGTCATGGGCTCCAAGGACATGGGCGCCGACCTCGTCTACGCGTGGCCGACCGCCGAGATCGCCGTCACCGAGGCCCCGGCCGCCGTCCGCGCCATCCACGGCGAGAAGGCCGCCGACCCGGAGAAGGCCGCCCAGCTCGAGGCCGAGTACGCCGAGAGCCACATCAACCCCTACCTCGCCGCCGAGCGCGGGCTGGTCGACGCGGTCATCCCGCCGTCGCAGACCCGCGGCCAGCTGGTCGAGGGCCTGCGGCTGCTCGACCGCAAGGTCGTCGCCGCACCCGCCAAGAAGCACGGAAACATCCCGCTGTAA
- a CDS encoding acyl-CoA carboxylase subunit beta — protein sequence MTISSPLTDLENLTDVSTTAGKIADLKRRRAEATYPMGEKAVEKVHDANRLTARERLDYLLDEGSFVETDMLAKHRTTDFGMGKKRPTTDGIVTGWGTIDGREVCIFSQDGTVFGGALGEVYGEKMIKIMELAVTTGRPLIGLYEGAGARIQDGAVSLDMIARTFYQNINASGVVPQISVIMGASAGGNAYSPALTDFVVMVDKTSKMFVTGPDVIKTVTGEEITQEELGGAATHMATAGNSHFTAQSDEEALDWVSDLVSFLPSNNRSFAPFEDHTADEGAVGDNITADDLRLDEIIPDSPTQPYDVRDIIECLTDDGEYLEIQAQRAENVVIAFGRIEGQSVGFVANQPSVFAGCLDIDSSEKAARFIRTCDAFNIPVVMLVDVPGFLPGANQEYGGILRRGAKLLYAYGEATVPKITVTMRKAYGGAYCVMGSKGLGADVNLAWPTAQIAVMGASGAVGFIYRKELKEAREKGLDVDELAKSFEREYEDHMLNPYKAAERGLIDSVILPSETRGMIARNLRLYKDKNVTRPARKHGNIPL from the coding sequence ATGACCATTTCCTCACCTTTGACGGATCTCGAGAATCTGACCGACGTGTCCACCACCGCCGGCAAGATCGCCGACCTGAAGCGCCGTCGCGCCGAGGCCACCTACCCGATGGGCGAGAAGGCCGTCGAGAAGGTGCATGACGCCAACCGGCTGACCGCCCGGGAGCGCCTGGACTACCTGCTCGACGAGGGTTCCTTCGTCGAGACCGACATGCTCGCCAAGCACCGGACCACCGACTTCGGCATGGGCAAGAAGCGCCCGACCACCGACGGCATCGTCACCGGCTGGGGCACCATCGACGGCCGTGAGGTCTGCATCTTCTCCCAGGACGGCACCGTCTTCGGCGGCGCGCTGGGTGAGGTCTACGGCGAGAAGATGATCAAGATCATGGAGCTGGCCGTGACCACCGGCCGCCCGCTGATCGGCCTGTACGAGGGCGCCGGCGCCCGCATCCAGGACGGCGCCGTGTCGCTGGACATGATCGCCCGCACCTTCTACCAGAACATCAACGCCTCGGGCGTCGTCCCGCAGATCTCCGTGATCATGGGCGCCTCCGCCGGCGGCAACGCCTACTCCCCCGCCCTGACCGACTTCGTGGTCATGGTCGACAAGACCTCCAAGATGTTCGTCACCGGCCCGGACGTGATCAAGACCGTCACCGGCGAGGAGATCACCCAGGAGGAGCTGGGCGGCGCCGCCACCCACATGGCCACCGCCGGCAACTCCCACTTCACCGCCCAGTCCGACGAGGAGGCCCTCGACTGGGTCTCCGACCTGGTCAGCTTCCTGCCGTCCAACAACCGCAGCTTCGCCCCCTTCGAGGACCACACCGCCGACGAGGGCGCGGTCGGCGACAACATCACCGCCGACGACCTGCGTCTCGACGAGATCATCCCGGACTCCCCGACCCAGCCCTACGACGTCCGCGACATCATCGAGTGCCTCACCGACGACGGCGAGTACCTCGAGATCCAGGCCCAGCGCGCCGAGAACGTGGTTATCGCCTTCGGCCGCATCGAGGGCCAGTCCGTCGGCTTCGTCGCCAACCAGCCGTCCGTCTTCGCCGGCTGCCTGGACATCGACTCCTCCGAGAAGGCCGCCCGCTTCATCCGCACCTGCGACGCCTTCAACATCCCCGTGGTCATGCTGGTCGACGTCCCGGGCTTCCTGCCGGGCGCGAATCAGGAGTACGGCGGCATCCTCCGCCGCGGCGCCAAGCTGCTCTACGCCTACGGCGAGGCCACCGTCCCGAAGATCACCGTGACCATGCGCAAGGCCTACGGCGGCGCCTACTGCGTCATGGGCTCCAAGGGGCTGGGCGCCGACGTCAACCTGGCGTGGCCGACCGCCCAGATCGCCGTCATGGGCGCCTCCGGCGCCGTGGGCTTCATCTACCGCAAGGAGCTCAAGGAGGCCCGCGAGAAGGGCCTGGACGTCGACGAGCTGGCCAAGTCCTTCGAGCGCGAGTACGAGGACCACATGCTCAACCCGTACAAGGCCGCCGAGCGCGGGCTCATCGACTCGGTCATCCTGCCGAGCGAGACCCGCGGCATGATCGCCCGCAACCTGCGCCTGTACAAGGACAAGAACGTCACCCGCCCGGCCCGCAAGCACGGCAACATCCCGCTGTAG
- a CDS encoding sulfurtransferase has product MAAPFDPYPQFQEYARPERLVSASWLSARLGTPGLRVVESDEDALLYDIGHIPGAVRIDWHKDLNDPVTRDFIDGEAFARLMSEKGIARDDTVVIYGDQSNWWAAYALWIFELFGHEDVRLLDGGRDAWMAEERDTSFAVPDYPATDYPVVERRDDIQRVFVADVLSAIGTIPILDVRSADEYSGSSFSEGDPRAGSVQRGGHIPSALNIPWDRTVRPNSSFRSRAELSEIFRDLDPSADTILYCHLGDRSAHTWFVLKYLLGFEKVRNYDGSWVEWGNMVRMPIARGEEA; this is encoded by the coding sequence GTGGCCGCTCCGTTCGACCCGTATCCCCAATTCCAGGAGTACGCCCGGCCCGAGCGCCTGGTGTCCGCCTCCTGGCTGTCCGCCCGCCTGGGTACCCCGGGCCTACGCGTGGTCGAGTCCGACGAGGACGCCCTGCTCTACGACATCGGCCACATCCCCGGCGCCGTGCGCATCGACTGGCACAAGGACCTCAACGATCCCGTCACGCGTGACTTCATCGACGGCGAGGCCTTCGCCCGCCTCATGAGCGAGAAGGGCATCGCCCGCGACGACACCGTGGTCATCTACGGCGACCAGTCCAACTGGTGGGCGGCCTACGCCCTGTGGATCTTCGAGCTGTTCGGCCACGAGGACGTCCGCCTCCTCGACGGTGGCCGCGACGCCTGGATGGCCGAGGAGCGCGACACCTCCTTCGCCGTGCCGGACTACCCGGCCACCGACTACCCCGTCGTCGAGCGCCGGGACGATATCCAGCGTGTCTTCGTCGCGGACGTCCTCTCCGCCATCGGCACCATCCCGATCCTCGACGTGCGTTCCGCGGACGAGTACTCCGGCTCCAGCTTCTCCGAGGGGGATCCCCGCGCGGGCAGCGTGCAGCGCGGCGGCCACATCCCCTCGGCGCTGAACATCCCCTGGGACCGCACGGTGCGGCCGAACTCCAGCTTCCGCTCCCGCGCGGAACTGTCCGAGATCTTCCGGGATCTCGACCCGTCGGCCGACACCATCCTCTACTGCCACCTGGGCGACCGCTCGGCCCACACCTGGTTCGTGCTCAAGTACCTGCTGGGCTTCGAGAAGGTCCGCAACTACGACGGCTCCTGGGTCGAGTGGGGCAACATGGTGCGCATGCCCATCGCCCGGGGCGAGGAGGCCTGA
- a CDS encoding DUF3151 domain-containing protein — MEINDMLAPPPVELPADPAATLDPAAPATALAHPDSPLVWATRAERAIESASSDDEKLVAYAYARTGYHRSLDRLRANKWKGWGPVPWSHEPNQGVLRAIAALARAAQLIGETDEYDRCRQMLSDADPDSVGRLLDN, encoded by the coding sequence ATGGAGATCAACGACATGCTCGCCCCGCCGCCCGTGGAACTACCCGCCGATCCGGCGGCCACCCTCGACCCGGCGGCCCCGGCGACCGCCCTCGCCCACCCGGACAGCCCCCTGGTGTGGGCCACCCGCGCGGAACGCGCCATCGAGTCCGCCTCGAGCGACGACGAGAAACTCGTCGCCTACGCCTACGCCCGCACCGGCTACCACCGCAGCCTCGACCGCCTGCGCGCCAACAAGTGGAAGGGCTGGGGCCCGGTGCCGTGGTCGCACGAGCCGAACCAGGGCGTGCTGCGCGCCATCGCCGCCCTCGCCCGCGCGGCCCAGCTGATCGGCGAGACCGACGAGTACGACCGCTGCCGCCAGATGCTCTCCGACGCCGACCCGGACTCGGTGGGACGTCTGCTGGACAATTAG
- a CDS encoding acyl-CoA carboxylase subunit epsilon has protein sequence MTTTTDKPLFRVLKGNPDATELAALTAVITSLAGKKPAATDSRERNMWGRPEDRLQRPALYNPNAFRNVTYF, from the coding sequence GTGACCACCACCACCGACAAGCCGTTGTTCCGCGTGCTCAAGGGCAACCCGGACGCCACCGAGCTCGCCGCCCTCACCGCGGTGATCACCTCCCTGGCCGGCAAGAAGCCCGCCGCCACCGACTCCCGCGAGCGCAACATGTGGGGACGTCCCGAGGACCGCCTCCAGCGCCCCGCGCTCTACAACCCGAACGCCTTCCGCAACGTCACCTACTTCTGA